One stretch of Juglans microcarpa x Juglans regia isolate MS1-56 chromosome 3D, Jm3101_v1.0, whole genome shotgun sequence DNA includes these proteins:
- the LOC121255981 gene encoding probable protein phosphatase 2C 15 → MKDMASGEGRRHRHNLVPLAALISREMKSEKMEKPTVRYGHAAQSKKGEDYFLTKTDCQRVPGNSSSTFSVFAIFDGHNGNAAAIFAREHLLNHVLGAMPRGLGREEWLQALPRALVAGFVKTDKEFQSRGETSGTTATFVIVDGWTVTVASVGDSRCILDTQGGTVATLTVDHRLEENVEERERVTASGGEVGRLSIVGGAEIGPLRCWPGGLCLSRSIGDMDVGEYIVPIPYVKQVKLSNAGGRLIIASDGIWDALSSEMAAKNCRGLPAELAARQVVKEALRTRGLKDDTTCIVVDIIPPDNSVQPSSSPKKQNKLKALFFRKRSRSSVNKLSKKLSAVGIVEELFEEGSAMLAERLGNDESTGQSTSGLFVCAVCQVDLVPSEGISVHAGAIFSTSTKPWQGPFLCADCRNKKDAMEGKRPSGVKVA, encoded by the exons ATGAAAGATATGGCGTCAGGCGAAGGGAGGCGCCATCGCCACAATCTAGTGCCTCTTGCTGCGTTGATCAGCAGAGAGATGAAGAGTGAGAAGATGGAGAAGCCCACTGTGAGATATGGGCATGCGGCTCAGTCGAAGAAAGGGGAGGATTATTTCCTGACTAAGACTGATTGCCAGAGAGTCCCCGGAAATTCTTCATCAACATTCTCTGTATTTGCG ATCTTTGATGGGCACAACGGAAATGCTGCTGCCATTTTTGCAAGGGAACATCTATTGAATCATGTGTTGGGTGCTATGCCCCGAGGACTTGGTCGGGAGGAGTGGCTCCAAGCTTTACCTCGTGCATTGGTTGCTGGCTTTGTGAAGACTGACAAGGAATTCCAGAGCCGAG GAGAAACATCTGGAACCACGGCTACATTTGTAATAGTTGATGGGTGGACTGTGACGGTTGCATCTGTTGGAGACTCACGTTGTATTTTAGATACTCAGGGTGGCACTGTTGCTACTTTAACTGTGGATCATAGACTTGAGGAGAATGTAGAAGA GAGGGAACGCGTTACGGCGAGTGGAGGTGAAGTGGGGAGGCTTAGTATTGTTGGGGGTGCTGAG ATTGGTCCCCTCCGTTGTTGGCCAGGTGGTTTATGCCTTTCTAGGTCAATTGGAGACATGGATGTTGGGGAGTATATAGTACCGATACCATACGTCAAACAAGTGAAG CTCTCAAATGCAGGTGGGAGGCTTATAATTGCATCGGATGGCATCTGGGATGCCCTATCTTCAGAAATGGCTGCAAAAAATTGTCGTGGGTTGCCTGCCGAACTTGCTGCTAGGCAAGTTGTGAAG GAAGCCTTGAGAACAAGGGGCTTAAAGGATGATACAACTTGCATAGTTGTTGACATAATTCCTCCTGATAATTCGGTACAGCCATCAAGTTCTCCTAAAAAGCAGAACAAGCTGAAAGCTCTATTTTTCAGGAAGAGGTCACGTAGTTCTGTTAATAAACTATCAAAGAAGCTATCAGCTGTAGGTATAGTGGAAGAATTGTTTGAGGAAGGCTCAGCAATGCTTGCTGAAAG ACTGGGAAATGATGAGTCCACAGGCCAGTCGACATCTGGCCTTTTCGTCTGTGCTGTATGTCAAGTTGACCTTGTTCCAAGTGAGGGCATCTCTGTCCATGCCGGTGCCATCTTCTCCACCAGCACAAAACCCTGGCAAGGCCCTTTCCTTTGTGCAGATTGTCGTAATAAGAAGGATGCAATGGAAGGAAAACGCCCTAGTGGTGTTAAAGTGGCTTAG